The genomic DNA TGGAGAAATGGAACAATTTAATGATGGGAAAAAACCCGTTGAAATTGTCGCTTTCACAGATTGTAATGTATATAAACTTCATAGAGATGATTTTTTAAACTGGTTAAGGGGAGATTTTGAAGCTACAAAATTTCTGATTCGAGAAATATCTAGTAAATTAGTTGTAAATGCTGAATTAATTGAAGAATTATCATCTTTAAGTGTTAAAGAACGACTTCTGAGGTGTATATCCTTACACTATTATAGAAGTGAATTAAATCTGCTTACCAAAAAACAGCTTGCTAGCGAAGTAAACGCTCCAATTAGAAGCATTAATCGTGCTATAAATGAATGTGTACAAGAACATCTAATTGCTTATGAAAACAAAAGATTTAGTGTAATTAATCAGCGAGAGGTATTAAAGAATCTTCCTACAACATAAGTATAATTTCAAAAAAGTATTGAATAATAATTATTCAATGCTTTTTTATTTCGGGTCAAGTGACCTATTTTTTTTTATTTCTTCATTATATAATACTCCTATGCATAATTATGTTGGATTGATAGCTAATAAAAGACAGTGAGAGGTGTTATATTATGACTAAAACACAACAGAAAATGATACAAAACGTATTAGAATTTTCAAAAAGAGATAGTAGGATAATAGGACTTGCAATTAGCGGTTCTTATATCACAAAATCGTTAGATGAATATTCTGATTTGGATTTTCTGATTGTAGCAGATGATAAATCCTATGAAGAAGTTATCGAAGAGAGATTACTTATTGTGGAACAGTTTGGAACATTAGTTTCTGCTTTTACTGGCGAACATGTTGGAGAACCTCGATTGATAATTTCCCTCTATGATTCCCCTGTTCTTCATGTTGATTTTAAGTTTACAACCTTAGATGGTTTACTAGATAGGGTTGAAGATTCAGCTATTCTCTATGAAGAAAACAACTGCATAACAGAAATTTATTCTAAAAAAGAAGCATACTTCCCAACTCCAGACTTACAGTGGATTGAAGATAGATTTTGGATTTGGGTTCATTACGCTTGCACTAAGATTGGACGTAGAGAACTATTTGAAACAATTGATTTTTTATCTTTTTTAAGACAATCAGTACTTGCCCCATTAATACAACTTCTCTTAGGTAAATTACCTCGTGGAGTTAGAAAAATTGAATTGGACGCACCCCAATATATTGAAGCATTAGAAAAGACGGTTGCTAACCATGAATATAAAAGCTGTGTTAATGCATTGCAGGCTACTATCAACCTGTATCTTGAGTTAAGAGAGGAATTATCACAAAGTCCTATTGTCCGAAAGGTTGAAGCTGAAAGGGTTGCATTACAGTATTTTCAAGATTTAATCAAATAAACCCAAAGTAAAAAAATATTGAATAGTAAATATTCAGTGTTTTTTCATTTTTGGTCAAATGACCTAGATTAGTTGTTGTAACAATTCTATAATTATTTTGAAAGTAACAGTATGGAGGATAACTATGAGTGATATTTTAAGTAGAATTACAAATAAAATTGGGGATAAGAATATAGTTGATAAGTTATCAGCTCTATCAAAATCAGATTTGAACTCACTTCTATTAGAAGTGTTTGATAGACAAGCAAATACTTTAACTGCAACTGATATTCTAAAGTCATACCAACTAAATAGATTTACTATCCCTAGCGGTATAGATCCAGAAGAAATTCATGCTTTGGAATCAAATTTATTGAGAAAAGCATTCAATATGGATATCAAGACGATTATGCTTTCTCCCTCTGCCCCATTAGGTAGCTGTAGCGTTTTTGGCTCCGTAGATCAATATAACGTAGTAAGTGCTCTACGAGGGACAGAAACACTTGCAGACCCCTCAAATATGTTGGCAATAATTATTGCTGATAAATTAAAAAGAAAAGAAGAAAATAATACCATACCTATCCACATGGCTACTACTGCTAGGGTAATAAGAGCACAAAATTTTGTAGGTAAAGGTTTATATTCACATTTTGGCTTATATTGTATGGTTTCATCTGGTATAGATACAGGGTCTTACACTTGTGAAAAAATGTTGTTAGAAAAGCACTTAAACTATTATAAAGATATATTAAGTGAAATAGAAAATGTTCGTTTCTCTATTATTCTACGCAAAAGAAACGGATACAAAGATAATGACGGATTTTTCGACAGAATGGTTGAAACTATCAAACTTATTTTTCCTAATATAGAGTTATCAATTCATAATGATGATGTTGATAATAATTATTATAAAGGTATCAATTTCAAAATATCGGTCAAACAAGGAAATGAAACCGTTGAAATAGCTGACGGTGGATTTGTTGACTGGACTTATCAAATGCTTGGAAATAAAAAAGAACGCTGTTTGATAAGTGGTATTGGCTTAGAAAGATTTCTTGTAGCTGTTTCATAAAAGGAGAAGAAAAATGGAACTTATAGAGTGGAATTATGCTTATATTACCGAGTTAGTTGAGTTTGCGAATGATAAAGAAATTGCAAACAATCTTCGTGACAACTTCCCCCACCCTTATAGGGAGCAAAACGCTAGAGATTTTATTAGTTTTTGTTTGGCAACTCCAGATGTTAAACAACTTAGCTATGCTATTTTTTATCAAGAAAGGGCTATTGGAAGTATCAGCCTAACATTTGAAGAAGATACCTCTATTAATAAAAATGCTGAATTAGGTTACTGGCTTGCTAGGAACTATTGGGGCAAAGGGATAGCAACAAATGCAATAAAAGAAATATGCAAAATTGCCTTTGAAAAATACAACCTTAACAAAATTCATGCTAATGTATATTCCTACAATAGAGGGTCAAGTAAAGTATTGGAAAAATGTGGTTTTAAGATTGAAGAATACTGTCACAATTCATAATAAAGAATAGAAACATGATTGATTGCCATGTATATAGTTTAATTCGACCGCAATAGCATTTATTAGAATTAACCTACTTTTTAATAACAGAATAAGTTTTTCCCCTCTATTAATTTCTTATGCATCTTTGTATTTTTATGAAAAGCTAGCCAATGCATATTTCCATACATCAATATGGTGGTGGCTTACAACCAATATAAATTAAATACGTTTTAAAGAATACACATTTTTGCCCTATAGGCAGAGTGTGTATTTTTTTCTCTTTTTTTTGAAATTTATCGAAGATTTAATTCCCTCCCACCGTGATAGGAGTAAGCAAGGTTATTTAACTCCTTGCGATGGAAAGAGGGTGAAATCTTATGGTTGATGAAAAGACAATTGAACATCAATTCGACAGTTTCTGTAAAACAGTTTTGCGTAACTATGCTAGAGATATTTATGACGAAAATAAACGCAGAAATGATTATTTGGTATCTCTCGAATCTTTGTCACTTGCAGAATTAAGTAAATTGAGTATTTTAGATGATTATGATTCTAACTACATCTGTATGGTTTCTTACGACTACAACATACGAATTGAAGATGTATTAATGGCACAAGCAATCGGAAAACTTACAAAAAGAAAACAAGATATAATTCTACTTTCATTCTTTCTCAACATGACAAATGCTGACATAGCAACATTGATGGATTTAGCAGAAAATACCATACATTATCACAAAACAAATGCACTAAAAGAGTTGAAAGAACTCATGGAGGAACATTGAAATGAAACCTACTAAAGAAGTATTACCTTTTACAATTATTTTACTTGCTGTACATGGCGATGTAAATGCAATAAACGGAATACTTAAACATTTTGAACACTATATCATTCGTCTTTCACAGAAAACTTTATTTGATGAATACGGAAATCCCTATATTCATGTAGAAGAAGAAACAAAGCGAATGCTAGGAACAAAACTAATCACTGCTATTTTGAGATTTAATTTGTCTTAATCTCGCCCTCTCTCCATGTATCAAGCTATTTGGTACATGGAGAATCACTAATTATTTGTCTATAAAAGCCCACAAGCTATTGTGATTTTTTATAGGCAAATCAATGCCGACTGTTCTTTGACAACTGAATAAAGTAGATAGATACGTTTGTGATACAGATAGCCAACAAATACTATACGCCATGACCTTAATCAAGAGAGCTACTATATAGTGATTTGTGAATAACCTTTGGAACGGTTGTTTTGCCGTAACCTGTACCACAGTATAATGATACACCTGTATGACACGGTTCTGCCCATAAGAATGGGATTGGTTGAAATACCAATGGAGCTTACCAAAGCCATCTATCTACTTCTGAACTACGAACATAGAAAGGAGTGATACATTCTATGAACAATACTGATGTACCTATTTGGGAAAAATATACCTTGACGATTGAAGAAGCGTCAAAATACTTTCGTATTGGAGAGAAAAAATTACGTAAACTTGCTGATGAAAACCTTGATTCTGGCTGGGTCATTATGAATAGCAATCGCATTCAAATAAAGAGAAAACAATTTGAGAAAATCGTTGATACACTTGACGTTATCTAATGAAATTGAGCCTTATATGTTATAATATTCATATGACGTATCAAGCTCAATTCGGTTATTGAGAGGAGCTTCTTATCATGTCAACTGAAAAAAGACGAGATAATAAAGATAGAATTTTAAGAACTGGAGAGAGCCAGAGAAAAGATGGAAGATACGCATATAAGTATGTATATTCATTTGGTAAACCACAATTTGTTTACTCTTGGAAACTTGTACCTACTGATAAACCCCCAAAGGGAAAACGTGATGATATATCATTAAGGGATAAGGAAAAAGCAATACAAAATGACCTTGATGATAGCATTGACACTATTGGTAAGAAAATGACAGTTTGTCAGTTATACGCTAAAAAGAATGTACTAAGAAAGAATATCCGACTTAACACTAAAAAAGGACGCCATTATCTTATGAAGATTCTTAACAAGGAGTGATTCTGTGAAGAGATGTATTGTAGTAGTGGAATAGTCAAAAACATAATATATATTAAAGGAGAGATTTAAATATGACTATTCCAAGTTCAAATAAGGTATATCCAAGAAGTAATGATTATCAAACTGTATATCTTAAAAATGTAATAACAAGGGAAAATATAGAAGTTGGAGATTACACAATATATAATGACTTTTATAATGACCCAAGAGATTTTGAGAAAAACAATGTATTGTATCATTACCCTATAAACAATGATAAATTAATAATTGGTAAGTTTTGCTCAATAGCATGTAATGCAAAATTTCTAATGACTAGTGGAAATCACTCAATGAAATCAAAATCCACATATACTTTTCCCATCTTTTATGAAGAATGGAAACTCGATATCAACCATATAACGGACGCTTGGGACAATAAGGGTAACATTATAATTGGAAATGATGTGTGGATAGGTTATGATTCTATAATTATGTCAGGTGTAAATATTGGTGATGGTGCAATTATTGGAACAAGAGCAGTAGTTACTAATGACGTCCCACCGTATTCTATTGTTGGAG from Clostridioides difficile ATCC 9689 = DSM 1296 includes the following:
- a CDS encoding helix-turn-helix domain-containing protein, with the protein product MKPTKEVLPFTIILLAVHGDVNAINGILKHFEHYIIRLSQKTLFDEYGNPYIHVEEETKRMLGTKLITAILRFNLS
- a CDS encoding CatB-related O-acetyltransferase → MTIPSSNKVYPRSNDYQTVYLKNVITRENIEVGDYTIYNDFYNDPRDFEKNNVLYHYPINNDKLIIGKFCSIACNAKFLMTSGNHSMKSKSTYTFPIFYEEWKLDINHITDAWDNKGNIIIGNDVWIGYDSIIMSGVNIGDGAIIGTRAVVTNDVPPYSIVGGVPAKIIKKRFNNDTISKLLEIKWWDWPYKKIQSNIKHIQSGNIDKLV
- a CDS encoding GNAT family N-acetyltransferase; the protein is MELIEWNYAYITELVEFANDKEIANNLRDNFPHPYREQNARDFISFCLATPDVKQLSYAIFYQERAIGSISLTFEEDTSINKNAELGYWLARNYWGKGIATNAIKEICKIAFEKYNLNKIHANVYSYNRGSSKVLEKCGFKIEEYCHNS
- a CDS encoding RNA polymerase sigma factor, with the protein product MRNYARDIYDENKRRNDYLVSLESLSLAELSKLSILDDYDSNYICMVSYDYNIRIEDVLMAQAIGKLTKRKQDIILLSFFLNMTNADIATLMDLAENTIHYHKTNALKELKELMEEH
- a CDS encoding Crp/Fnr family transcriptional regulator; amino-acid sequence: MHLIDFMNEDIKKKLVKKTYKKKETILFAEQENEYVILMIDGIAEAFILNVKGNISTIHLYRSGSFFGEMEQFNDGKKPVEIVAFTDCNVYKLHRDDFLNWLRGDFEATKFLIREISSKLVVNAELIEELSSLSVKERLLRCISLHYYRSELNLLTKKQLASEVNAPIRSINRAINECVQEHLIAYENKRFSVINQREVLKNLPTT
- a CDS encoding aminoglycoside 6-adenylyltransferase, giving the protein MTKTQQKMIQNVLEFSKRDSRIIGLAISGSYITKSLDEYSDLDFLIVADDKSYEEVIEERLLIVEQFGTLVSAFTGEHVGEPRLIISLYDSPVLHVDFKFTTLDGLLDRVEDSAILYEENNCITEIYSKKEAYFPTPDLQWIEDRFWIWVHYACTKIGRRELFETIDFLSFLRQSVLAPLIQLLLGKLPRGVRKIELDAPQYIEALEKTVANHEYKSCVNALQATINLYLELREELSQSPIVRKVEAERVALQYFQDLIK
- a CDS encoding excisionase, with product MNNTDVPIWEKYTLTIEEASKYFRIGEKKLRKLADENLDSGWVIMNSNRIQIKRKQFEKIVDTLDVI